Within the Rhodospirillales bacterium genome, the region TGCTTAACCCCTCGCGCCAGACGGTGCCGTTCGTATTCGCCTCGCCCCATTCTGGCCGTGTCTACCCGGACGCCTTCATTGCCGCCGCGCGACTCGATCCGGTGACGCTGCGCCGGTCCGAAGACGCTTTTCTCGACGAGTTATTCGCGGCCGCGCCCCATTTCGGCGCGCCCCTGTTGCGCGCCCATTTTCCGCGCGCCTATGTCGATCCAAACCGGGAGGCGTTCGAACTCGATCCGACGATGTTCCAGGATCGCCTGCCTTCCCATTGCAACACCACTTCGCCCCGGGTCAAGGCCGGGCTCGGTACCGTCGCCCGGGTGGTTACCAGCGGCGAAGAAATTTATCGCGACAAGCTTTCGTACGCGGATGCGCTCGATCGCATCGAGCGCCTCTACAAACCCTATCATGCGGAACTCGCCCGGCTGATCGCTGAAACTCGCCGGCGTTTCGGCGGTTGCGTGCTGATCGATTGCCATTCGATGCCGTCGATCGGCGGACCGATGGATCAGGATCCCGGTTTGCGCCGCGTCGACATGGTACTCGGCGACGCACACGGCACATCATGTGCACCGGCGGTGACG harbors:
- a CDS encoding N-formylglutamate amidohydrolase, which encodes MSRLSLDTLHDSEVYAYRPLEPADEPFDVLNPSRQTVPFVFASPHSGRVYPDAFIAAARLDPVTLRRSEDAFLDELFAAAPHFGAPLLRAHFPRAYVDPNREAFELDPTMFQDRLPSHCNTTSPRVKAGLGTVARVVTSGEEIYRDKLSYADALDRIERLYKPYHAELARLIAETRRRFGGCVLIDCHSMPSIGGPMDQDPGLRRVDMVLGDAHGTSCAPAVT